In Topomyia yanbarensis strain Yona2022 chromosome 2, ASM3024719v1, whole genome shotgun sequence, one DNA window encodes the following:
- the LOC131682143 gene encoding DNA polymerase eta: MSKQYININNKYDRVIVLVDMDCFYCQVEEKLNPQIRGKPIAVVQYNPWQGGGIIAVNYPARSKGVTRHMRGDEAKQHCPEIVLQKVPQVRGKADIGKYREAGKEVAAVLQTFTPLLERASVDEAYMDITERVLARLHDMNEGKFQLLPDRLANTYAVGYESVGEFVQKISSDLEGAGDSQEVDNEEHRVEYKKSDIKLLIGASIVNEIRAAVKDKTGYECSAGIAHNKILAKLTASFHKPNKQTILPLKSIAKMYEALPINKVKGLGGKLGEQLCEVLKVQYMADLVKFPEKLLQSHFDERIGSWIYLMAKGIDLEAVTPKFNSKSIGCCKRFPGKNAIVGLATLKHWLGELAVEIQERLEKDMEENNRIAKQMTVSYSQQFGDNDVSSSRSVPILTYDAEKIATDALEAIKRNTDTFLKTGSDSVLKNPIKFLGISAGKFDDNSVRKNGGLREMFSNISSKAQVKELKETDHVEKSPQTVTVDKKDITSFFQMASCRKELANDVQPGTHDLKSSQTDSDKDHLTESSKRAEDHDDSTHLNSENVDNTEENIPNNFLNATLPLEEGDTPQPSTSRTHHIIETNPMIPSSSNFDCPREEITNSTDQTAYDDYRHTYAEYCQVPNVPEIIFKACPECGKSIPEREAQAHLDFHLALQLSEKQREEYRNELKCKFSSPKVKDKIPTPTMKTKLTQFLSPIVVQSTTTSTMSEKCAECGKLIATENLSDHMDYHVARKLQLELNQLEMRTVTVPMTQTSKAITTAGNKRKRSTNDKHNQSVKVNNLTSYFTKMS; the protein is encoded by the exons ATGTCTAAACAATATATtaacataaataataaatatgatCGTGTTATAGTTTTG GTAGACATGGATTGCTTCTACTGCCAAGTGGAGGAAAAACTGAATCCGCAGATTCGCGGAAAACCAATTGCCGTAGTGCAGTATAATCCCTGGCAGGGAGGAGG aattataGCCGTCAACTACCCAGCTAGGTCGAAAGGTGTTACACGTCATATGCGTGGTGATGAAGCGAAACAGCATTGTCCTGAAATCGTATTGCAAAAAGTGCCTCAAGTGCGCGGTAAAGCAGATATTGGCAAGTATCGAGAAGCTGGCAAGGAGGTTGCTGCAGTTTTACAAACATTCACCCCGTTGCTCGAGCGTGCAAGTGTAGACGAAGCTTATATGGATATCACCGAACGTGTACTAGCCAGGTTGCACGATATGAACGAAGGAAAATTCCAGTTACTGCCGGATAGGCTTGCAAACACGTATGCTGTTGGGTACGAGAGCGTGGGTGAATTTGTTCAGAAGATATCTTCCGATCTTGAAGGAGCTGGCGACTCTCAGGAGGTTGATAATGAAGAGCATCGTGTCGAATACAAAAAGAGCGATATCAAGCTGCTTATAGGAGCTTCAATTGTTAACGAAATCCGAGCAGCAGTCAAAGATAAAACTGGGTATGAGTGCTCAGCTGGAATAGCTCATAACAAAATATTGGCTAAGCTTACTGCTAGTTTTCACAAACCAAATAAGCAAACCATTCTACCACTGAAGAGTATTGCAAAGATGTATGAAGCGTTACCGATCAACAAGGTTAAAGGATTAGGTGGCAAATTGGGGGAACAACTTTGTGAAGTTCTTAAAGTACAGTATATGGCAGACCTAGTAAAGTTTCCGGAAAAACTATTACAATCACATTTCGATGAAAGGATCGGATCATGGATATATTTGATGGCAAAAGGGATCGATTTGGAAGCAGTCACACCTAAATTTAATTCTAAAAGTATCGGTTGCTGTAAAAGATTCCCAGGAAAAAATGCTATAGTTGGACTGGCCACACTGAAGCACTGGCTCGGTGAGCTGGCTGTTGAGATTCAAGAGCGCCTAGAAAAAGATATGGAAGAAAATAATAGAATAGCTAAACAGATGACGGTTTCATATTCGCAGCAATTTGGAGACAATGATGTTTCTAGCAGcagaagtgttccaatcttgACGTACGACGCCGAGAAAATTGCAACCGATGCCCTGGAGGCAATAAAAAGAAACACCGATACGTTCCTTAAAACAGGCAGTGACAgcgtgttgaaaaatccaatcaaaTTTCTTGGCATTTCAGCCGGTAAATTTGACGATAATTCTGTTAGAAAGAATGGTGGATTGagggaaatgttttcaaatatctCCAGTAAAGCACAAGTAAAAGAACTCAAAGAAACCGATCATGTTGAGAAGAGTCCTCAGACAGTAACTGTTGATAAAAAAGACATaacaagtttttttcaaatggcatcCTGTCGGAAAGAGTTAGCCAATGATGTACAACCAGGCACTCATGATTTAAAGTCCAGCCAAACAGATTCAGACAAAGATCATTTAACTGAATCTTCGAAACGAGCAGAAGATCACGATGATTCAACACATCTGAATTCTGAAAACGTTGATAATACagaagaaaatattccaaataattttttgaacGCAACTTTGCCACTAGAAGAAGGAGACACGCCACAGCCTTCTACTTCTAGAACCCATCACATTATCGAAACAAACCCGATGATCCCTTCCAGTAGTAATTTCGACTGCCCAAGAGAAGAAATCACCAATTCAACTGATCAAACGGCGTATGACGATTATCGGCATACATATGCAGAATATTGCCAAGTACCGAATGTTCCAGAGATTATTTTTAAGGCATGTCCAGAATGTGGAAAAAGTATACCGGAGAGGGAAGCGCAGGCCCATCTCGATTTTCACCTGGCACTGCAACTAAGTGAAAAACAACGAGAAGAGTATCGGAACGAACTTAAATGCAAATTCTCGTCACCTAAAGTGAAAGATAAAATTCCAACTCCCACAATGAAAACAAAGCTTACTCAGTTCCTGTCTCCAATAGTTGTCCAAAGTACAACCACATCAACCATGTCTGAAAAATGCGCAGAATGCGGAAAATTGATTGCTACTGAAAATCTATCGGATCATATGGACTATCACGTTGCCAGGAAATTGCAGCTGGAGTTGAATCAATTGGAGATGCGGACAGTGACCGTTCCCATGACACAAACGAGTAAAGCCATCACCACAGCGGGTAATAAACGTAAGCGTTCAACGAATGATAAGCATAATCAATCAGTCAAAGTGAACAATTTAACCTCGTACTTTACTAAAATGTCGTAA
- the LOC131681768 gene encoding protein HIRA homolog, protein MKILQPSWVHHDEKSIFSIDIHPGGEKFATGGQGNDSGRVVIWNMAPVVNEEAEKNKNLPRILCQMDNHLACVNCVRWSGSGTMLASCADDNLIMIWKKSASGGSAFGSTKSVEYWRCISTLRGHAGDVLDLAWSPQDQYIASSSVDNTVIIWDAKEFPNILEVLKGHTGLVKGVTWDPVGKFVASQSDDKTLKIWRTSDFSLFKTITEPFEECGGTTHILRLSWSPDGQYLVSAHAMNGGGPTAQIIERDGWKCDKDFVGHRKAVTCVRFHNSILKRTAPKTNKPQQYCCLAVGARDKSLSVWLTALQRPLVVIHDLFQDSILDLSWSHNGYILLACSGDGHVACLQFNEEELGKPLSEEDKNSLYQRMYGQDITLDLNAQSGRGMIIEDADLLNATQKLTIPSLASQLQQIEGEKSGINKESNVQMESPVGAAIQSSASQDTQRQILRQIETKTADGKRRITPMFVPLTDETEASTSGQFSSSSASKSNIITVEKTPEPTGVQSSNTAADSVDSLVNQTVKLDIRLKKRNPVDPPYRTDVFSTSNDSQKEASSSNKRSEAGGSQPQPVVSGKATPLKGTVTKAMGDYRIMVTNGAIKTGYGMLCRVVGNLLTVPRSDKKIWETVIGSPVVSLCVSKTCVVFCSMDGSIRFLSIKTGSPVLPVMSLTSPVVHCAFSSNCKLGAVITENCSLRVWDLEEQSVFLNGSCKDIMGTSYATILHLSDNGVPFIVLANGSSFTYSKKLESWLITNSNDPVMRHGLFGTKLGSTVRNIKAFPLTAVQSFSTFPQINPRSFLEAPTTGWQYPAMLAFTENQIRIAEMINSPLELKHWYQMLGFQLAQNGTEEKVRQVLDDLLGSPFQSGSNATILDIPKHEFLELILSQLKTQPQWQRIYMEYADQLKFAKQDDTSKAMES, encoded by the exons ATGAAGATTCTGCAGCCGAGCTGGGTCCATCACGatg aaaaatccattttttccaTCGACATCCACCCCGGCGGAGAAAAATTCGCCACCGGCGGTCAGGGAAATGATTCGGGTCGAGTCGTTATCTGGAACATGGCACCGGTTGTTAACGAAGAAGCggagaaaaataaaaacctacCTAGAATATTGTGTCAGATGGACAACCATCTGGCCTGTGTGAACTGTGTCCGGTGGAGTGGTAGCGGAACAATGTTGGCATCTTGCGCCGATGACAATCTGATTATGATTTGGAAAAAATCGGCTAGTGGTGGAAGTGCTTTCGGATCAACAAAATCGGTCGAGTACTGGCGGTGTATTTCAACACTACGAGGCCATGCTGGGGATGTGTTGGATTTGGCATGGTCACCACAGGATCAGTATATAGCTAGTTCAAGCGTCGATAACACAGTTATCATTTGGGATGCGAaggagtttccgaacattttggAAGTTTTGAAAGGACACACGGGGCTTGTGAAAGGGGTCACTTGGGACCCGGTTGGAAAGTTTGTTGCATCGCAAAGCGATGATAAAACGTTAAAAATTTGGAGAACGTCAGATTTTTCGTTGTTTAAAACAATCACCGAACCGTTTGAAGAGTGCGGAGGAACAACGCACATTCTACGACTGTCGTGGTCTCCAGATGGTCAATATTTAGTATCCGCTCATGCCATGAACGGAGGAGGTCCAACGGCACAAATCATCGAACGAGATGGTTGGAAATGTGACAAAGATTTTGTTGGACATCGGAAAGCGGTTACTTGCGTAAGGTTTCACAATTccatcctgaaaaggaccgcgccgaaaacgaacaaaccgcaaCAGTACTGCTGTTTAGCTGTTGGAGCACGAGATAAAAGTTTGTCGGTTTGGCTGACTGCTTTGCAACGCCCGCTGGTGGTCATTCATGATCTCTTTCAGGATTCGATTTTAGATCTCAGTTGGAGTCATAATGGCTACATTTTGCTAGCTTGCAGCGGCGATGGTCACGTGGCATGTCTACAATTCAACGAGGAAGAATTGGGGAAACCTCTTTCAGAAGAGGACAAGAACAGCCTCTACCAGCGAATGTATGGGCAGGACATTACTTTGGATCTTAATGCTCAATCTGGTAGAGGCATGATTATAGAAGATGCAGATCTGTTGAATGCAACACAGAAGTTGACTATTCCATCGTTGGCCTCTCAACTGCAACAAATTGAGGGGGAGAAATCTGGCATCAACAAGGAATCAAATGTTCAAATGGAAAGCCCTGTCGGTGCTGCTATCCAGTCTTCCGCAAGTCAAGATACTCAACGTCAAATTCTGAGGCAAATTGAAACTAAAACTGCCGATGGGAAACGAAGAATCACTCCCATGTTTGTTCCCCTAACTGACGAGACGGAGGCATCCACGAGTGGTCAATTTTCTAGCAGTAGTGCTAGTAAGAGCAACATTATTACAGTAGAGAAAACACCTGAACCGACAGGTGTTCAAAGTAGCAACACGGCAGCCGATAGTGTAGATAGTTTAGTAAACCAAACCGTTAAACTAGACATTCGGTTAAAGAAACGTAATCCTGTAGATCCGCCATATCGAACGGACGTCTTTTCAACTTCAAACGATAGTCAGAAGGAAGCTTCCAGTTCAAACAAACGGTCTGAAGCAGGAGGAAGCCAACCACAGCCGGTAGTTTCTGGCAAAGCAACCCCGCTCAAGGGTACTGTGACCAAGGCGATGGGCGATTATCGGATAATGGTCACTAACGGAGCTATTAAAACTGGTTACGGTATGCTCTGTCGGGTAGTTGGAAATCTTCTGACGGTACCACGTTCGGACAAGAAGATATGGGAAACGGTCATCGGGTCACCGGTTGTCAGTTTATGCGTATCGAAGACGTGTGTTGTGTTTTGCAGCATGGATGGAAGCATTCGATTTTTAAGCATTAAAACAGGATCACCGGTACTACCAGTAATGAGTCTGACAAGTCCGGTGGTACATTGTGCTTTC AGCAGCAATTGTAAATTGGGCGCGGTCATCACAGAGAATTGCTCCTTGCGGGTCTGGGATCTAGAGGAGCAAAGTGTTTTTCTCAACGGCAGTTGTAAGGATATTATGGGCACTA GTTATGCTACCATACTGCATCTTTCCGACAATGGTGTTCCCTTCATTGTCCTGGCAAATGGTTCATCGTTCACGTATAGCAAGAAATTGGAAAGTTGGTTAATCACCAATTCCAACGATCCAGTTATGAGGCATGGTTTGTTTGGCACCAAACTTGGCTCTACTGTGCGCAACATTAAAGCCTTTCCACTAACTGCGGTGCAGTCATTCTCAACCTTTCCGCAAATAAATCCTAGAAGTTTTCTTGAAGC GCCAACAACTGGTTGGCAATATCCGGCAATGCTTGCGTTTACCGAGAACCAGATTAGAATAGCGGAAATGATAAACTCTCCGCTGGAGCTAAAGCACTGGTATCAGATGCTGGGCTTTCAATTAGCTCAGAACGGAACCGAGGAAAAGGTGCGCCAAGTGTTGGACGATCTGCTAGGGTCGCCCTTTCAGTCCGGCAGCAATGCCACTATTCTTGATATTCCGAAGCATGAATTTCTGGAGTTAATTCTCAGTCAGCTGAAAACACAACCTCAGTGGCAGCGAATCTATATGGAATATGCGGACCAGTTGAAATTTGCAAAACAGGATGATACCAGCAAGGCAATGGAGAGTTAG
- the LOC131682466 gene encoding cytidine deaminase-like — protein MNNNLNGTVDGETIVDYSSLDSKVHQLIQAAIEVRKNAYCPYSNFAVGAALRTTTGEIFTGCNVENGTFGPSICAERTAICKAVSEGFREYEAIAVVGYQETQFTTPCGTCRQTLSEFCRRDIPVYVAKPAPVRVMVTTLYTLLPNAFQPSFLKLD, from the exons ATGAATAACAATCTCAACGGAACTGTGGATGGTGAAACGATTGTAGACTATTCGTCTCTCG ATTCAAAGGTTCACCAACTGATCCAAGCTGCCATCGAAGTGCGTAAAAATGCGTACTGCCCGTATAGTAACTTCGCCGTGGGTGCAGCCTTGAGAACAACAACCGGAGAGATCTTCACCGGCTGTAACGTGGAGAACGGAACGTTCGGGCCGAGCATTTGTGCCGAACGAACGGCAATTTGCAAAGCCGTGAGCGAAGGGTTTCGCGAATATGAAGCAATTGCTGTGGTTGGTTATCAGGAGACACAATTTACGACCCCCTGCGGAACCTGTCGGCAAACGCTGTCCGAGTTTTGCAGACGGGATATTCCGGTCTATGTTGCAAAGCCAGCGCCGGTACGGGTTATGGTAACTACTTTGTATACACTATTGCCCAACGCATTTCAACCGAGTTTTCTGAAGCTAGATTAA
- the LOC131680887 gene encoding protein CEBPZOS, with translation MLNKSARPGYKRFIKKSAAVLLAVEVIGFAVTYAGWNRLNTNRDFRHYIKENYPSVLENYYQLGEYLSGDTTIRNHDELIWRQEKAASLNATLLDTVGK, from the exons atgctgaacaaaagTGCACGTCCCGGTTACAAAAGATTCATAAAGAAATCCGCTGCAGTCTTGCTTGCTGTTGAAGTAATAGGTTTTGCTGTCACCTACGCAGGCTGGAACCGACTCAACACCAATAGAG ATTTCCGACATTACATAAAGGAAAACTACCCTTCAGTTTTGGAAAACTATTACCAGCTGGGTGAATACCTCAGCGGTGACACTACGATTCGCAATCACGACGAGTTGATCTGGAGGCAAGAAAAGGCTGCCTCTTTAAACGCTACATTATTGGATACAGTAGGTAAATAA
- the LOC131680885 gene encoding tubulin-specific chaperone C, whose amino-acid sequence MSELAENGVFSEKEKIADILNRRHKERKNQIETAKLERQKDADESEAIEYFEASFEQEVKKINNSLDSVAASDSNKAAIFENVQKEIFNLQRYLSTSTFFLHEYKIKVCQNTINELCKRLDMLKNELIPKKKFGFKSKKTVKINQDGRYAIGKVANATCSEASEDRMKWTFSEKRNECIKLPRSAINDQNITASDLCNCIVRLEGHSGSLQFSKLKNCLVFCGPTSRSIFLDDCVNCKFVVACQQLRCHRSRDCDLYLKVTSRAIIEDCSQIQVAEYNLSYDGLGDDLVKSGLDESANNWNELDDFDWLATDKQSPNWSILSADQVISDWDLYQSQFQATYKLCNTVE is encoded by the coding sequence ATGTCAGAACTAGCAGAAAACGGTGTATTCAGCGAGAAGGAGAAAATCGCTGACATTCTAAACCGGCGGCACAAGGAGCGCAAGAATCAAATTGAAACCGCCAAGTTAGAACGCCAGAAGGATGCTGACGAATCTGAAGCAATCGAGTATTTTGAAGCATCGTTTGAACAGgaggtgaaaaaaattaacaatagtTTGGATAGTGTCGCAGCGAGCGACAGTAATAAGGCAGCTATTttcgaaaatgttcaaaaagagATATTCAATCTGCAACGATATCTCTCTACATCAACATTTTTCCTTCACGAGTATAAGATCAAGGTGTGTCAAAATACGATCAACGAACTGTGCAAACGATTGGATATGCTAAAAAATGAACTCATCCCCAAGAAAAAGTTTGGTTTCAAGAGCAAGAAGACGGTTAAAATCAACCAAGACGGACGTTATGCTATCGGTAAAGTAGCGAATGCAACATGCTCGGAAGCATCAGAAGATCGCATGAAGTGGACCTTCTCAGAAAAGCGAAACGAGTGCATCAAACTTCCTCGATCCGCAATAAATGATCAAAACATCACAGCGTCGGATTTGTGCAACTGCATTGTCCGGTTAGAGGGACACTCGGGTTCGTTACAATTTTCAAAGCTTAAAAATTGTCTAGTCTTTTGCGGGCCAACGTCGAGATCAATCTTCCTGGATGATTGCGTCAATTGTAAATTTGTGGTCGCATGCCAGCAACTTCGTTGCCACCGATCGAGGGACTGCGATTTATATCTGAAAGTTACGTCCCGCGCCATTATTGAGGATTGCAGTCAGATTCAAGTGGCTGAATACAACTTGAGCTACGATGGATTGGGGGATGATCTAGTGAAATCAGGATTAGATGAAAGCGCAAACAATTGGAACGAATTAGATGATTTCGACTGGCTCGCAACGGATAAACAATCTCCGAATTGGTCCATCCTGAGTGCTGATCAAGTGATCTCCGATTGGGACCTATATCAAAGCCAGTTTCAAGCAACGTATAAACTATGCAACACTGTTGAATAA
- the LOC131680886 gene encoding ATP synthase subunit g, mitochondrial — translation MAALANKGSALVSTLLTQARPKFNVFLKYAKVELTPPTPADIPAIRNGIARIISGARTGAWKNLTVKEAWLNSLVTAEVFFWFYVGECIGKRHLVGYDV, via the exons ATGGCTGCTCTGGCTAACAAGGGATCCGCACTGGTATCGA CTCTGTTGACCCAGGCACGACCAAAATTCAacgttttccttaagtatgccAAGGTAGAGCTAACGCCACCCACTCCAGCTGACATTCCGGCTATCCGAAATGGTATTGCTCGCATCATCTCTGGGGCCCGCACCGGAGCCTGGAAGAATCTGACCGTCAAAGAGGCATGGCTTAACTCGCTAGTCACAGCCGAGGTGTTCTTCTGGTTCTACGTAGGCGAGTGCATTGGCAAGCGTCACCTCGTCGGTTACGATGTTTAA